In a single window of the Candidatus Zixiibacteriota bacterium genome:
- the rho gene encoding transcription termination factor Rho, translating to MKIGKKGDGELRDFARSLQPGPDDTIVPSDIIRKYNLPEGAAVAGPCKTVRKRNVIADVNTVCCLAPDEFAKRPSYQSLIAIDPCERFDLSVTGDVSMRIIDLVAPIGKGTRGMIVSPPKAGKTMLLEKMTQSIRVGNPDTRIIVLLIDERPEEVTWFRRAVDAEVLASTSDQSIEEQTDLAELVLAHIRTELECGHDVVVFVDSLTRMGRAFNQKTPDRKTKNRIMSGGLGARAMEIPRRFFGLARNIENGGSVTIIATALVDTGSRMDQLIFEEFKGTGNSELVLDRTLADARIFPAINLLESGTRKEERLYGPDDITGITMLRRTLADRRPKEIMTYMLDLVNEYPTNKELLASLAKA from the coding sequence TTGAAGATCGGCAAGAAGGGTGACGGGGAATTGCGTGATTTTGCGCGGTCACTCCAGCCCGGCCCGGATGACACTATTGTACCATCTGATATAATCAGAAAATATAATCTCCCCGAGGGAGCGGCAGTTGCCGGTCCGTGCAAAACTGTGAGAAAGCGGAATGTGATTGCTGACGTGAACACTGTCTGCTGTCTCGCACCCGATGAGTTCGCCAAACGTCCTTCATATCAGTCGCTGATTGCTATTGATCCGTGTGAGCGCTTCGACTTGTCGGTCACAGGCGATGTCAGTATGAGAATCATCGATCTGGTTGCGCCAATCGGCAAGGGAACACGCGGGATGATTGTGTCGCCACCTAAGGCCGGTAAGACAATGCTTCTTGAGAAAATGACCCAGTCAATCAGAGTCGGCAATCCTGACACAAGAATTATCGTATTGTTGATAGACGAACGCCCGGAGGAGGTGACGTGGTTCCGTCGTGCGGTCGATGCCGAGGTGCTCGCAAGCACCAGCGATCAAAGCATCGAAGAGCAGACCGATTTGGCGGAACTTGTGCTTGCGCACATCCGCACTGAACTCGAATGTGGTCATGATGTGGTTGTGTTCGTCGACAGTCTTACGCGCATGGGGAGGGCGTTCAATCAGAAGACTCCCGACAGGAAGACAAAGAACAGGATTATGTCTGGTGGCCTCGGCGCACGCGCGATGGAAATCCCGCGCCGCTTCTTCGGACTCGCTCGCAATATCGAGAATGGCGGCTCTGTGACGATAATCGCGACTGCTCTGGTCGATACCGGTTCGCGGATGGATCAGCTCATATTCGAAGAGTTCAAGGGGACCGGCAACAGCGAGCTTGTTCTCGACCGGACTCTTGCCGATGCTCGGATATTTCCCGCGATCAATTTGCTCGAAAGCGGAACGCGCAAAGAGGAGCGCCTCTACGGTCCCGATGATATCACCGGCATCACGATGCTGCGCCGCACGCTCGCAGATCGACGACCCAAAGAGATCATGACCTATATGCTCGATCTGGTCAACGAGTATCCAACAAATAAAGAGTTGTTAGCCAGTCTGGCAAAGGCGTAG
- a CDS encoding TOBE domain-containing protein produces MKYGARNQLQGKVVEIKKGGVMSQIKLQIPAKSMMSSVITVDSLEELGIKEGDTVKVVVKAVNVLLVKE; encoded by the coding sequence GTGAAGTACGGTGCAAGGAATCAGTTGCAGGGCAAGGTCGTAGAGATCAAGAAGGGGGGCGTGATGAGCCAGATCAAGCTTCAAATTCCCGCGAAGTCAATGATGAGCTCTGTCATCACTGTCGATTCATTGGAGGAACTCGGCATCAAAGAGGGCGACACGGTCAAAGTCGTCGTCAAAGCAGTCAATGTGCTGCTGGTAAAAGAATAG
- the fusA gene encoding elongation factor G, whose translation MEYSTLQKIRNIGIVAHIDAGKTTTTERILFFTGRTRKIGEVHDGQAVMDFMKQEQERGITISSAAITTEWNNHQINIIDTPGHIDFTLEVERSLRILDGIVMVFCAVGGVEPQSETVWHQADRYKVPRIAFINKMDRQGADLFQTVEQMDEMLGANALLFQLPTGSEEKFSGIVDLVTMKLITYLELERQISEIPPEFLESAIRHREKLVEKLAEFDDALMEKYLDGDEITADEIKSSARRAVLSLCITPVFCGAAFKNKGVQLLLDAVVDYLPSPVDRGIVSGVDVENSEITISRKPSYTEPFSALAFKIINDAYVGQQTFIRVYSGELKAGSYIQNSTRNKRERIGRIMRVHAKDREELPALRAGDIGALIGLKYTSTGDTLCSEEKSILLENIFYPETVLDMKIDPPSAKERDKLSIALNKLALEDPSFKVRFDDETEETIISGMGELHLEVIVDRLRTEHSVEVVVGEPAVAFRETIGREVRHDYKYKKQTGGKGQFAHIDFRIEPNSGGGIEFTNLVKGGNIPIEFIPAVQKGFRKVIEDGLLAGYPMVDVRFVLIDGSSHSVDSSEMAFRICTELAMKDVVHKAAPHLLEPIMKLEINTPDEYLGDIIGDINRRRGKVENMRRFRKGSQKVNGTVPLMEMFGYASALRTVSSGRASYSMEFLKYSPLPKNIEEKVIADKREKLAKK comes from the coding sequence ATGGAATATTCGACGCTACAGAAAATTCGTAATATCGGGATTGTTGCGCACATCGACGCAGGGAAAACAACCACAACCGAGCGAATCCTGTTTTTCACCGGAAGAACTCGCAAGATCGGCGAAGTCCATGACGGACAGGCTGTGATGGATTTCATGAAACAGGAGCAGGAGCGCGGAATTACGATCTCCTCAGCAGCCATCACCACCGAGTGGAACAATCATCAGATAAATATTATAGACACACCCGGCCACATAGATTTCACGCTTGAAGTTGAGCGGTCATTGCGCATTCTCGATGGTATCGTCATGGTGTTTTGCGCCGTCGGTGGAGTCGAGCCTCAGAGCGAGACAGTGTGGCATCAGGCAGATCGATACAAAGTGCCCCGGATTGCTTTCATTAACAAGATGGATCGTCAGGGAGCCGATCTGTTTCAAACTGTTGAGCAGATGGACGAAATGTTGGGAGCAAACGCTCTGCTGTTTCAATTGCCTACAGGATCGGAAGAGAAGTTCTCCGGTATTGTCGATCTGGTCACCATGAAACTGATCACGTATCTGGAACTTGAACGACAGATATCGGAGATTCCTCCCGAGTTCCTGGAGTCTGCAATTAGGCATCGCGAGAAACTTGTTGAGAAGCTCGCCGAGTTCGATGATGCATTGATGGAAAAATATCTCGATGGAGACGAAATCACCGCAGATGAAATCAAATCCTCGGCCAGACGGGCCGTTCTCAGCTTATGCATCACGCCGGTGTTCTGTGGTGCCGCTTTCAAGAACAAAGGTGTGCAGCTTCTACTCGATGCTGTGGTGGACTATTTACCGTCGCCTGTTGACCGAGGAATAGTGAGCGGCGTCGATGTCGAAAACTCTGAGATTACGATATCGAGGAAGCCATCCTACACCGAGCCATTCTCTGCTCTCGCATTTAAGATCATCAACGATGCATATGTCGGCCAGCAGACGTTCATTCGCGTGTATTCAGGTGAGTTGAAGGCCGGCAGCTACATCCAGAACTCGACCAGAAACAAGCGTGAGCGAATTGGAAGGATCATGCGTGTCCATGCCAAGGACCGTGAGGAACTTCCGGCGCTCAGAGCCGGTGACATAGGCGCTCTGATAGGATTGAAATACACCTCGACCGGGGATACCCTCTGCAGCGAAGAGAAGTCAATCCTGCTCGAGAATATATTCTATCCCGAGACTGTCCTCGACATGAAAATCGATCCGCCCAGTGCTAAGGAGCGGGACAAGCTATCGATCGCTCTCAACAAACTCGCGCTTGAAGACCCATCGTTTAAGGTTCGGTTTGACGATGAAACCGAGGAGACTATCATTTCCGGCATGGGAGAATTGCATCTCGAAGTAATAGTCGACCGCCTACGGACCGAACACTCGGTCGAAGTCGTCGTCGGTGAGCCTGCAGTGGCATTTCGTGAGACTATCGGCCGCGAAGTGCGGCACGATTACAAATATAAGAAGCAGACCGGCGGTAAGGGACAGTTCGCACACATTGATTTCAGGATTGAGCCAAATTCCGGGGGAGGGATCGAATTCACGAATCTCGTCAAGGGCGGAAATATCCCGATTGAATTCATACCTGCTGTCCAGAAGGGATTCCGCAAGGTCATCGAAGATGGGCTGCTTGCCGGTTACCCGATGGTGGATGTGAGATTTGTGCTAATCGATGGAAGCTCTCATTCGGTTGATTCGAGCGAGATGGCTTTCAGAATCTGTACCGAGCTGGCGATGAAAGATGTCGTCCACAAAGCTGCACCGCATCTCCTTGAACCGATCATGAAACTCGAGATCAACACCCCCGATGAATATCTCGGTGATATCATTGGCGACATCAACCGCAGACGTGGCAAAGTCGAGAATATGCGGCGATTCCGAAAAGGCTCGCAGAAAGTCAACGGTACCGTTCCACTGATGGAGATGTTCGGGTATGCTTCCGCCTTGAGGACCGTGTCGAGTGGGCGCGCAAGCTATTCGATGGAATTCCTGAAGTATTCACCCCTGCCGAAGAACATCGAAGAGAAAGTTATTGCAGACAAACGCGAAAAACTCGCTAAGAAGTAG
- the msrB gene encoding peptide-methionine (R)-S-oxide reductase MsrB — MSGKVVKSDQEWKSILTADQYRITRERGTEPAFTGEYNKHKAGGVYKCVCCGEELFDSKTKYDSGSGWPSFWAPASENDISEVADNSYGMTRIEITCSKCGAHLGHVFDDGPQPTGLRYCVNSASLKFDDREEPQGGENE; from the coding sequence ATGTCAGGGAAGGTAGTGAAGTCCGATCAGGAATGGAAGTCGATCTTGACAGCCGATCAATACAGAATAACTCGTGAGAGGGGCACCGAGCCGGCGTTTACGGGTGAGTACAACAAGCACAAGGCAGGTGGTGTATATAAGTGTGTTTGTTGTGGCGAAGAACTATTCGATTCCAAAACGAAGTACGATTCCGGTTCAGGCTGGCCCAGCTTCTGGGCGCCGGCTTCTGAGAATGACATCAGCGAAGTGGCTGACAACAGCTACGGAATGACGCGAATCGAAATTACGTGCAGCAAATGCGGAGCTCATCTTGGCCATGTTTTCGATGACGGACCTCAGCCGACCGGTCTGCGCTACTGCGTCAATTCAGCGTCACTGAAATTCGATGATCGCGAAGAACCACAAGGAGGGGAAAATGAATGA
- a CDS encoding dienelactone hydrolase family protein, translating into MSSIPAIASGSIHSEYVEYRAGDTVLEGYLAYDNTLEGARPAVMIVHEWWGLGMHPKRSAERLAKLGYVAFAIDMYGVGKLTDSVAQAAEWSGALKNDPALAIKRFEAAMVALMANAVVDSTRIAAIGYCFGGTICLEMARAGVELAGIVSFHGGLDSVLPEEKRNINAKILVCTGADDPYAPPDQVIAFEDEMRRAGADWQVISYGGAVHSFTNRDADKHGIPGVAYNEKADRRSWEAMMTFFHELFNK; encoded by the coding sequence ATGTCGAGCATTCCGGCGATTGCCTCCGGAAGCATTCACAGCGAGTATGTGGAGTACCGCGCCGGTGACACCGTGCTCGAAGGGTATCTGGCTTATGACAACACACTGGAAGGCGCCCGGCCCGCGGTAATGATCGTGCACGAGTGGTGGGGACTCGGTATGCATCCGAAGCGCAGTGCGGAACGTCTCGCCAAGCTCGGATATGTCGCGTTTGCTATCGATATGTACGGCGTGGGCAAGCTCACCGATTCAGTGGCACAGGCGGCTGAATGGTCGGGTGCCTTGAAGAATGACCCTGCTCTGGCGATCAAGAGGTTTGAAGCTGCAATGGTAGCTCTAATGGCGAATGCTGTTGTTGATTCGACGAGAATCGCAGCGATCGGTTATTGTTTTGGTGGAACGATCTGCCTTGAGATGGCAAGGGCGGGTGTGGAACTCGCCGGAATCGTCAGTTTTCACGGCGGACTCGATAGCGTGCTTCCGGAGGAAAAAAGAAATATCAACGCCAAGATACTTGTTTGCACCGGAGCCGACGATCCTTATGCTCCGCCTGATCAGGTGATTGCATTCGAAGATGAAATGCGTCGGGCCGGAGCGGACTGGCAAGTCATATCTTACGGTGGTGCAGTTCATAGTTTCACGAATCGCGACGCCGACAAGCATGGAATCCCGGGCGTAGCCTACAACGAAAAGGCGGACCGGCGTTCATGGGAAGCTATGATGACATTCTTTCACGAGTTGTTTAACAAATAA
- a CDS encoding (Fe-S)-binding protein: MSQSDAVNSGTATGHAAEVKSNKVTGGALREAVVNSISGIDNGPRVLKLYMEMCVRCGTCAEQCPVYKGDPTELRNPAVRTDLIRSVFKKHKTLLGKLAGPIVGASDFDGDMETFVNAFYECTGCRRCATFCPMSIDNSVVTRKGRAIADTLGYTPEQLQKVVAISLETGNTDGASETAFKDVVAFLEEEIKDDCGIDVRIPFDKAGAEIFLVPPSGDLLVNPEATMGMAKMFHKLGVSWTLSSKAFDGANYGLFTGDDKSMKEDNKLYVDEAKRLKCKTLMMGECGHAHRIMKFIMEKAGWWGQLPFEIGNILQYTAGKIEDGAIKLDKSANPDPVTYHDPCNFGRSCGIVEEPRTIMTACCADFREMTPNRHLNWCCGGGGGLSAMDSIYEFRMNVSGKMKLKQIDDTGAKFCAAPCSNCKRQLLQLMQHHKRDVTIGGVHDMLMKAIVM; encoded by the coding sequence GTGTCTCAAAGTGATGCAGTAAATAGTGGAACGGCTACCGGTCACGCAGCCGAAGTCAAATCGAATAAAGTAACCGGAGGAGCGCTGCGGGAAGCTGTTGTAAACTCCATCAGTGGAATAGACAACGGACCACGGGTGTTGAAGCTCTACATGGAGATGTGTGTAAGATGCGGCACTTGCGCGGAGCAGTGTCCTGTATATAAAGGAGATCCAACCGAATTGCGTAATCCTGCCGTACGGACCGATCTCATTCGCTCTGTTTTCAAGAAACACAAAACGCTATTGGGCAAGCTAGCCGGACCTATCGTAGGAGCCAGCGACTTTGACGGCGATATGGAGACATTCGTCAATGCATTCTACGAATGTACCGGGTGTCGGAGATGTGCAACGTTCTGCCCGATGAGCATTGATAATTCAGTTGTTACCAGAAAGGGTCGGGCAATCGCGGACACTCTCGGCTACACGCCGGAGCAACTGCAGAAGGTGGTCGCGATTTCACTCGAAACAGGTAATACGGATGGTGCCAGCGAAACAGCTTTCAAAGATGTGGTCGCCTTTCTTGAAGAAGAGATCAAGGATGACTGTGGCATAGATGTGAGGATACCTTTCGACAAAGCAGGCGCCGAGATATTTCTTGTGCCTCCTTCAGGCGATCTGTTGGTGAACCCGGAAGCTACTATGGGTATGGCCAAGATGTTTCACAAACTCGGAGTATCATGGACGCTGAGTTCAAAGGCATTTGATGGTGCCAACTACGGCCTATTCACCGGTGACGATAAATCTATGAAAGAGGACAACAAACTCTATGTCGACGAAGCTAAGCGCCTGAAGTGCAAGACTCTCATGATGGGCGAATGCGGTCATGCTCATCGAATCATGAAGTTCATCATGGAGAAAGCGGGATGGTGGGGACAACTTCCATTCGAAATCGGTAATATCCTGCAGTATACTGCCGGTAAGATTGAAGACGGGGCTATCAAGCTCGACAAAAGCGCGAATCCAGACCCGGTCACGTATCACGATCCGTGCAACTTCGGCAGAAGCTGCGGCATCGTTGAAGAGCCGAGAACAATAATGACGGCCTGCTGCGCGGATTTCAGGGAGATGACGCCCAATCGACATCTCAATTGGTGCTGCGGTGGTGGAGGCGGACTGTCAGCCATGGATTCGATCTATGAGTTTCGCATGAATGTTTCCGGAAAGATGAAACTCAAGCAGATAGATGACACCGGTGCGAAATTCTGCGCCGCACCCTGCTCTAACTGCAAACGGCAATTGCTGCAACTCATGCAACATCATAAACGAGATGTGACGATTGGTGGCGTTCATGACATGCTGATGAAAGCGATCGTGATGTGA
- a CDS encoding respiratory nitrate reductase subunit gamma → MNYFVFGILPYITIVLFAGGMISRLYVWTKTPQPGALTLFPAPSGGVSSFFNVIKEAFLFPGLFRGDKLLWVFAWIFHATLALIVIGHVRVFTDFPALWNALGINADQMSAISGGTAGVIITIFALLLIFRRMTVLRVREVSNLSDFLALLLIVAILSTGNLMRFGEHFNLEITRAYFSQLLTFSLTASAVPQASMLMVHFLLAQILIMVIPFSKVMHFGGIFFTKAIIQKS, encoded by the coding sequence TTGAATTACTTCGTTTTTGGCATTTTGCCATACATAACAATAGTCCTGTTTGCGGGAGGCATGATCAGCAGGCTCTATGTCTGGACCAAGACCCCTCAACCGGGAGCGCTTACATTGTTCCCCGCCCCAAGCGGTGGAGTATCCTCATTCTTCAATGTAATCAAGGAAGCATTTCTGTTCCCCGGCCTTTTCAGGGGAGACAAGCTTCTCTGGGTATTTGCCTGGATATTTCACGCCACTCTCGCACTGATCGTGATCGGCCACGTTCGCGTGTTTACGGATTTCCCTGCGCTGTGGAACGCGCTTGGTATCAACGCGGATCAGATGAGCGCTATCTCTGGTGGCACGGCGGGCGTGATCATTACGATTTTCGCTCTGCTTCTGATTTTTCGTCGAATGACGGTGCTTCGTGTTCGGGAAGTCTCTAATCTCTCCGATTTCCTTGCTCTGCTTCTTATAGTCGCCATTCTATCGACCGGCAATCTGATGAGGTTTGGTGAACACTTCAATCTCGAGATTACACGGGCATACTTCTCACAGTTGCTCACATTCTCTCTGACGGCCTCTGCGGTGCCGCAGGCCAGCATGCTCATGGTTCACTTCCTGCTCGCACAGATTCTCATAATGGTCATTCCGTTCAGCAAAGTCATGCACTTCGGAGGAATCTTCTTCACCAAAGCCATCATTCAGAAATCTTAG
- a CDS encoding TusE/DsrC/DsvC family sulfur relay protein: MISDASTSSEQLENEDGFLREMSSWSRDVAEELARKNNLGPLTDDHWKIIEFVKNYYLKTGEGPPIVKIGKCTGFSSKHICDLFPCGVAKGAYRLAGLPRPYGCL; the protein is encoded by the coding sequence ATGATAAGCGACGCCTCTACAAGTTCAGAGCAGCTGGAAAATGAGGATGGCTTTCTGAGGGAAATGTCGTCCTGGTCTCGAGATGTTGCGGAGGAACTTGCCCGCAAGAACAATCTTGGGCCATTGACTGATGATCACTGGAAGATTATTGAGTTCGTGAAGAACTACTATCTCAAAACGGGTGAAGGCCCGCCAATCGTGAAGATTGGTAAGTGCACTGGGTTCAGCTCCAAGCACATTTGCGATTTGTTCCCGTGCGGAGTCGCAAAAGGCGCCTATCGCCTCGCCGGTCTTCCAAGACCATATGGCTGCCTGTAA
- a CDS encoding helix-turn-helix domain-containing protein yields the protein MRDFPANNYLTTGQAAGICSVTPDTVLKWIRSGKIQAVRTPGGHHRIPHDALLEFLRSDKNQDRDDRSAKFQYCWEFNSKTGEIPEDCLNCVVYKSKTLRCYEMSDLPAEIGHARLFCHGTCQDCDYYRTVHGHRPNVLVVTDRNRLKAALEKEAKEADFGLQVTDCEYRCSMVVEGFRPDYVVIDCSMGVQRSKQFASLLSEDPRIPFVRVILAGNRGELPKKCDKVVFAFMERPFSMAMLSKLIANGAS from the coding sequence ATGCGAGATTTTCCTGCAAACAACTATCTGACAACGGGACAGGCAGCAGGAATATGTTCAGTCACGCCCGATACTGTCCTCAAGTGGATACGATCTGGCAAGATTCAGGCTGTCCGGACTCCGGGTGGACATCATAGGATTCCACATGATGCTCTGTTGGAGTTCCTCCGAAGCGACAAGAATCAGGATCGGGACGACCGCAGTGCCAAGTTTCAATACTGTTGGGAGTTTAATTCGAAAACCGGTGAGATTCCAGAGGATTGTCTGAATTGCGTCGTTTATAAATCAAAAACGCTTCGCTGCTATGAAATGAGCGATCTACCTGCAGAGATCGGCCATGCGCGACTCTTCTGCCATGGTACGTGTCAGGACTGCGACTATTACCGAACGGTGCATGGGCATCGCCCAAATGTGCTCGTTGTCACCGATAGGAATCGACTCAAGGCAGCACTTGAAAAGGAAGCCAAGGAAGCAGATTTTGGTCTTCAAGTGACGGACTGTGAATATCGGTGCTCGATGGTGGTGGAGGGATTCCGGCCTGATTATGTTGTGATCGATTGCTCGATGGGCGTCCAGAGAAGCAAGCAGTTTGCTAGCTTGCTTAGTGAGGATCCCCGAATACCTTTCGTGAGAGTGATCCTTGCGGGAAACCGTGGCGAACTTCCAAAGAAATGTGACAAGGTTGTATTTGCGTTCATGGAACGGCCGTTCTCGATGGCAATGTTATCGAAGCTCATCGCCAATGGCGCGTCCTGA
- a CDS encoding amidinotransferase, whose translation MKYGSQSEVGRVQSILLKHPRDAFIDQENVDRQWKTLNYISPPIYRKAIEEYDRFIELLSRDIPGIHYLPSDSNTSLDSIYVHDPVVITTAGAILCNMGKAQRTGESKAFGEHLGHIGIPILGSIKGGGRLEGGDIVWFDERTLAIGEGYRTNAEGIRQLKELTNDLVDEFIIVSLPHWNGPDDVLHLMSMISPIDRDLAAVYSRLMPVRFREWLLARGIELIEVPNSEYDSMACNILATAPRRCVMLAGNPITKRLLEEAGVVVREYVGDEISKKGAGGPTCLTRPLLRSS comes from the coding sequence TTGAAATATGGTTCACAATCGGAAGTGGGCAGAGTCCAGAGTATTCTGCTTAAGCATCCCAGGGACGCATTCATCGATCAGGAAAATGTCGACCGCCAGTGGAAGACATTGAATTATATTTCCCCGCCAATTTACAGGAAAGCAATCGAAGAATATGACAGATTCATCGAATTGCTGAGTCGGGATATCCCGGGAATTCACTATCTGCCGAGCGACTCGAATACAAGCCTCGATTCGATTTATGTGCATGATCCAGTCGTCATAACTACCGCCGGCGCGATTCTCTGCAACATGGGAAAAGCACAGCGCACCGGGGAATCAAAGGCTTTCGGAGAGCATCTTGGTCATATTGGAATACCGATCCTCGGGTCTATCAAGGGCGGCGGTCGATTGGAGGGAGGCGATATCGTCTGGTTTGACGAGCGCACACTCGCGATCGGCGAAGGCTACCGAACAAATGCGGAGGGCATACGCCAGTTGAAAGAGCTGACAAACGATCTGGTGGATGAATTTATCATTGTGTCTCTACCTCACTGGAACGGTCCCGACGACGTGCTGCACTTGATGTCAATGATCAGCCCGATCGACCGAGATCTTGCCGCAGTTTATTCACGATTGATGCCGGTTCGATTCAGGGAGTGGCTTCTCGCCAGAGGAATAGAACTCATAGAGGTTCCCAATTCGGAATACGATTCGATGGCGTGCAATATTCTCGCGACTGCACCCCGCAGATGTGTGATGCTTGCAGGAAATCCGATCACGAAGCGATTGCTCGAAGAAGCAGGTGTTGTCGTAAGAGAGTATGTCGGTGACGAGATATCGAAGAAGGGCGCCGGTGGACCGACTTGCCTGACAAGGCCGTTGCTGCGTAGTTCATAA